Proteins encoded by one window of Halorussus salinus:
- a CDS encoding DnaJ domain-containing protein: protein MQQERLLFGLAAVLAGIATLEFVLAFVYTPALLAIAVPFGVAAYLVWYHASGRLRERVASGRAGSYRRADSETGGFGAGPRDSFSGRRGFDADGGFDGREARGRRARGAAGGRGERGGRGRRRAQTVGDTGPTPAEAYRVLDLDRDADADDVRRAYRRKVKSVHPDRETGDEEQFKRVKEAYEVLNDRN, encoded by the coding sequence GTGCAGCAAGAGCGGCTCCTGTTCGGGTTGGCGGCGGTCCTCGCGGGCATCGCCACGCTCGAATTCGTGCTGGCGTTCGTCTACACGCCCGCGCTCCTCGCAATCGCGGTCCCCTTCGGGGTCGCCGCCTACCTCGTCTGGTACCACGCGAGCGGTCGGCTCCGCGAGCGCGTCGCGAGCGGGCGGGCCGGGAGCTACCGGCGCGCCGACTCCGAGACCGGCGGGTTCGGTGCCGGGCCGCGCGACTCTTTCTCGGGTCGCCGGGGGTTCGACGCCGACGGCGGCTTCGACGGCCGGGAGGCCCGTGGCCGACGCGCTCGCGGCGCGGCAGGTGGACGCGGCGAGCGAGGAGGCCGCGGGAGACGGCGCGCCCAAACCGTCGGCGACACCGGACCGACCCCTGCGGAGGCGTACCGCGTCCTCGACCTCGACAGGGACGCCGACGCCGACGACGTGCGACGAGCCTACCGCCGGAAGGTCAAGTCGGTCCACCCCGACCGCGAGACCGGCGACGAGGAGCAGTTCAAGCGTGTGAAGGAAGCCTACGAAGTGCTGAACGACCGGAACTGA
- a CDS encoding DUF2178 domain-containing protein: MTQTRTSDRSPLAKQRKYRRLMFSILLGGVAIALLLREVLGYPLVSEAVYWVAVVGFFAVLYGSSVTLFDERDKALEERASRWTLTLLAPILAITASVGRLLPRVSDYALPEAVWPVLYGFIGVYVLFAVVYGVLRVRS; this comes from the coding sequence ATGACACAGACACGAACCTCCGACCGGAGTCCCCTCGCGAAGCAACGCAAGTACCGTCGCCTGATGTTCAGCATCCTCCTCGGGGGCGTAGCCATCGCCCTGCTCCTCCGGGAGGTACTCGGCTACCCGCTGGTCAGCGAAGCCGTCTACTGGGTCGCAGTCGTCGGGTTCTTCGCCGTCCTGTACGGCTCCTCGGTGACGCTGTTCGACGAACGGGACAAGGCGCTCGAAGAGCGCGCGAGCAGGTGGACGCTCACGCTACTCGCACCGATACTGGCGATTACCGCGTCGGTGGGCCGACTCCTCCCGCGGGTCAGCGACTACGCGCTCCCCGAAGCGGTCTGGCCCGTCCTCTACGGCTTCATCGGCGTCTACGTACTGTTCGCGGTCGTCTACGGCGTCCTTCGCGTTCGCTCATGA
- a CDS encoding BGTF surface domain-containing protein, whose protein sequence is MSANSPSRVVALVAVLLVASVVPALATSGTGNATAASVSFTPSVVYEERGDVANITVQTNGGGYLNIGSPSDAFWLRIKVGGGKKKVRLDTYRAGMAKSREEMEKAISGGTLIEFGLSDLNKPLGAAKYTMNVTRNGNELGIGALVLEERGTFGVSTRIAPDGVGAKEVSSKQGMEKHGVAPGGKVAYDDWLLVHINATGVKGALDAAILSENDDVMQVNFVQTSTQPNADPNRFYGAEASRVFTVGDREGFYLAVDTSSHGIEPGDAYRVEFVVPKESPLTKKRENVSANIKVVDRQVDLNRNGPGEKIVVDGKTTIRGSTSLTPGSTINISARDDDIPPFHMGRTVTVTNERTFETTFDFSDIEPGREFDIRLADQKRTVPGIVAIEATPTATTAAPDPTTTATPDPTTTETATRTTAPPDTATQTTKTTAAGLTQAPVDATSKPLTQRAVENASDADGASDGGGGGGLVPVPGFGPLVGLVALLAGGLVAARRR, encoded by the coding sequence ATGTCAGCGAACTCCCCGTCCCGCGTCGTCGCCCTCGTCGCAGTCCTCCTCGTCGCCAGCGTCGTCCCGGCCCTCGCCACGAGCGGGACCGGGAACGCTACCGCGGCGAGCGTGTCGTTCACGCCGAGCGTCGTCTACGAGGAGCGCGGCGACGTGGCCAACATCACGGTCCAGACCAACGGCGGCGGCTACCTCAACATCGGGTCGCCCTCGGACGCGTTCTGGTTGCGAATAAAGGTTGGCGGCGGGAAGAAAAAGGTCAGGTTGGATACGTATCGCGCGGGAATGGCGAAGAGTCGTGAAGAAATGGAGAAAGCCATCTCCGGCGGTACGCTGATCGAGTTCGGTCTCTCGGACCTGAACAAACCGCTCGGTGCCGCCAAGTACACGATGAACGTCACGAGGAACGGCAACGAACTCGGCATCGGCGCGCTCGTCCTCGAAGAGCGCGGGACGTTCGGCGTCTCCACCCGAATCGCGCCCGACGGGGTCGGCGCGAAGGAGGTCTCCTCGAAGCAGGGCATGGAGAAACACGGAGTCGCACCCGGCGGCAAAGTCGCCTACGACGACTGGCTACTCGTCCACATCAACGCGACCGGTGTCAAGGGGGCGCTCGATGCGGCCATCCTGAGCGAGAACGACGACGTAATGCAGGTAAACTTCGTGCAGACGAGCACGCAACCGAACGCTGACCCTAACCGGTTCTACGGTGCAGAAGCCTCGCGCGTCTTCACCGTCGGCGACCGGGAGGGATTCTACCTCGCGGTGGACACGAGTAGCCACGGCATCGAACCCGGCGACGCGTACCGCGTCGAGTTCGTCGTTCCGAAGGAGAGTCCGCTGACGAAGAAGCGCGAGAACGTTTCGGCCAATATCAAAGTCGTGGACCGCCAAGTGGACCTGAATCGCAACGGACCGGGCGAGAAAATCGTCGTAGACGGGAAGACCACGATTCGCGGGAGTACGTCGCTGACGCCCGGTTCGACCATCAACATCTCGGCGCGCGACGACGACATCCCGCCGTTCCACATGGGTCGGACCGTCACGGTCACGAACGAGCGGACGTTCGAGACGACGTTCGACTTCTCGGACATCGAACCCGGCCGGGAGTTCGACATTCGGCTAGCGGACCAGAAGCGCACCGTTCCGGGAATCGTCGCCATCGAGGCGACGCCGACCGCGACGACGGCCGCACCCGACCCGACGACGACGGCGACACCGGACCCGACGACCACCGAGACCGCGACGCGGACGACCGCGCCGCCGGATACTGCGACCCAAACGACGAAGACAACCGCGGCGGGCCTGACGCAGGCCCCCGTAGACGCCACCTCGAAACCGCTGACCCAACGGGCGGTCGAGAACGCGAGCGACGCTGACGGCGCGAGCGACGGTGGCGGTGGCGGCGGTCTCGTCCCGGTCCCCGGATTCGGCCCGCTCGTCGGACTCGTCGCACTGCTGGCGGGTGGCCTCGTTGCCGCCCGCCGGAGGTAG
- a CDS encoding DUF255 domain-containing protein produces MNESAEETKVEWREWGAAAFEEARDEDKPVLVSLSATWCSWCHEMDREAYSNPMVAANVNDSFVPVRVDIDRQPRVRERYNVGGFPSTVFCTPDGDLLTGATYLGIDGMRQVVQRVRDLWSHKGEEAARIPRSLREDPPAGELSPEIEQLVAGQLGEKFDEQWGGWGDSEKFPLPRTVEFALKREREQALGTLQAVSQYLADDYDGGFFRFAEGRDWSEVHHEKLLSTNAALVRAFANAYLYTGDDDYRAPAERAIEYLTTTLWNGDIDAFAGSQAPGDSPDVPESGDEGEADANEADANEADANEADADESPESDDTEPDYYDLAPSDREAADAPPVDPTAFADWNAMAADALLTYYAYTDDERARTYAERALDYVLTELVEEGAVTHFDAAAAGDAEESETGLLADQSHLLTALTTARQVTGDERYLDAAREVADYALAELRETDAGETDADGDSSPSGAFVDGPREGPGLLDRPLRPLDHNAELADALTDLAILTGENRYREAAEEAIAAFADAADRLGVQVAAYATAAARLCRDPLVVEVADEAGSDLHRAAMRVADHEKVVIPGAAAVRDEVGEGSAVVVVDGERSEPVTTPEELSERVADLTE; encoded by the coding sequence ATGAACGAAAGCGCCGAGGAGACCAAAGTCGAGTGGCGCGAGTGGGGCGCGGCCGCCTTCGAGGAGGCCCGCGACGAAGACAAGCCGGTCCTCGTCTCGCTGTCGGCGACGTGGTGTTCGTGGTGTCACGAGATGGACCGCGAGGCGTACAGCAACCCGATGGTCGCCGCGAACGTCAACGACTCGTTCGTGCCGGTTCGGGTGGACATCGACCGCCAGCCGCGGGTCCGCGAGCGGTACAACGTGGGCGGGTTCCCCTCGACGGTCTTCTGCACGCCCGACGGCGACCTGTTGACGGGCGCGACCTACCTCGGCATCGACGGGATGCGACAGGTCGTCCAGCGCGTCCGGGACCTCTGGAGCCACAAGGGCGAGGAGGCCGCGCGCATCCCGCGGAGCCTCCGGGAGGACCCGCCCGCGGGCGAACTATCCCCCGAAATCGAGCAGTTGGTCGCCGGGCAGTTGGGCGAGAAGTTCGACGAGCAGTGGGGCGGGTGGGGCGACAGCGAGAAGTTCCCGCTCCCCCGGACCGTCGAGTTCGCGCTGAAGCGCGAGCGCGAGCAGGCGCTCGGGACGCTACAAGCCGTGAGCCAGTACCTCGCCGACGACTACGACGGCGGCTTCTTCCGGTTCGCGGAGGGCCGCGACTGGTCGGAGGTCCACCACGAGAAACTGCTCTCGACCAACGCCGCGCTGGTCCGGGCGTTCGCCAACGCCTACCTCTACACCGGCGACGACGACTACCGCGCCCCGGCCGAGCGCGCCATCGAGTACCTGACGACGACGCTTTGGAACGGCGACATCGACGCCTTCGCGGGGAGTCAGGCCCCCGGCGACTCGCCGGACGTGCCGGAGAGCGGAGACGAGGGCGAGGCCGACGCGAACGAGGCCGACGCGAACGAGGCCGACGCGAACGAGGCCGACGCGGACGAGTCGCCGGAATCGGACGACACCGAACCCGACTACTACGACCTCGCGCCGAGCGACCGCGAGGCCGCCGACGCGCCCCCGGTGGACCCGACCGCCTTCGCCGACTGGAACGCGATGGCGGCCGACGCGCTCCTGACCTACTACGCTTACACCGACGACGAGCGCGCCCGAACCTACGCCGAGCGCGCGCTCGACTACGTGCTGACCGAACTGGTCGAGGAGGGCGCGGTCACGCACTTCGACGCCGCGGCGGCGGGCGACGCCGAGGAGAGCGAGACCGGACTCCTCGCGGACCAGAGCCACCTCCTGACCGCACTCACGACCGCCCGGCAGGTCACGGGCGACGAGCGATACCTCGACGCGGCGCGGGAGGTGGCCGACTACGCGCTGGCCGAGTTGCGCGAGACCGATGCAGGCGAGACCGACGCGGACGGCGACTCGTCGCCGTCCGGCGCGTTCGTGGACGGCCCCCGCGAGGGACCGGGCCTGCTGGACCGACCCCTGCGCCCGCTGGACCACAACGCCGAACTCGCCGACGCGCTGACCGACCTCGCGATTCTCACCGGCGAGAACCGCTATCGGGAGGCCGCCGAGGAGGCCATCGCGGCGTTCGCCGACGCGGCCGACCGCCTCGGTGTGCAGGTCGCGGCCTACGCCACCGCGGCGGCGCGACTCTGCCGGGACCCGCTCGTCGTCGAAGTCGCCGACGAGGCCGGGTCGGACCTCCACCGTGCCGCGATGCGGGTCGCCGACCACGAGAAGGTCGTGATTCCGGGCGCTGCTGCGGTACGCGATGAGGTCGGGGAGGGAAGCGCCGTGGTCGTCGTGGACGGCGAGCGTTCCGAGCCGGTGACGACGCCCGAGGAGCTAAGCGAGCGCGTGGCGGACCTGACCGAGTAG
- a CDS encoding right-handed parallel beta-helix repeat-containing protein, which yields MVSRADRVAVTVLAASVLLGLVAGAGGVAGDRPNSSGTAEPPTTSTLVVAENGSGSYESIQAAIDAASPGATVEVRPGTYDERLVIDSSITVVAPDGATLNGEVLPGEATALTISSGSGAEPVIDGLTITNYYDAVSANDTAGGWTLRNVTIRNNRNDGVIANRASGEWSIRNSTIRENADEGLEAENTTGAWTIRGTSIAKNEDDGIDVDGADTTGAWTIRNSTIRRSGDDAIDADEAQGAWMVRNTVISNNRNGIQIIDGSGDWTVADSIIRNNTGYGVYAGSGTGDWTIRHTHFLYNVVTSVHAAGTSGDWGIRNTTIRDSNVGVNANSSTGNWTISRSSIQNTSVPKFDLTGEGTGIYAPNSTGAWTVRRSNIDDNAEHAIDATGSATRGDATRNWWGAADGPSEGDCVGSVDCSASLSSSARVPDPPTIGSDADADAVSSDGGIGLLSFVVVGALAAVLITLTVLTRRYT from the coding sequence ATGGTAAGCAGAGCAGATAGGGTCGCCGTGACGGTACTTGCCGCCAGCGTCCTCCTCGGTCTCGTCGCGGGAGCGGGAGGTGTGGCGGGCGACCGACCCAACTCGTCGGGGACCGCCGAACCGCCCACGACATCCACGCTGGTGGTTGCCGAGAACGGGAGCGGCAGTTACGAGTCGATTCAAGCAGCAATCGACGCGGCGTCACCCGGCGCGACGGTCGAGGTCCGACCGGGAACGTACGACGAACGACTCGTGATAGACTCGTCGATTACGGTGGTGGCTCCCGACGGCGCGACGCTAAACGGGGAGGTCCTGCCGGGTGAGGCGACGGCGCTCACGATTTCTTCGGGGAGCGGAGCCGAACCGGTAATCGACGGACTGACCATCACCAACTACTACGACGCCGTCTCGGCCAACGATACTGCTGGCGGGTGGACGCTCCGCAACGTCACTATCCGGAACAATCGGAACGACGGCGTCATCGCCAACCGTGCGAGCGGCGAGTGGTCCATCCGCAACTCCACGATTCGGGAAAACGCCGACGAGGGGCTAGAGGCCGAGAACACCACCGGCGCGTGGACGATACGCGGGACGAGTATCGCGAAAAACGAGGACGACGGCATCGACGTGGATGGCGCGGACACCACCGGTGCGTGGACGATTCGGAACTCGACTATTCGCCGGAGCGGGGACGACGCCATCGACGCCGACGAGGCGCAGGGTGCGTGGATGGTCCGAAACACGGTCATCAGCAACAACCGGAACGGTATCCAGATAATCGACGGTTCCGGGGACTGGACAGTCGCCGACAGCATTATTCGTAACAATACCGGATACGGCGTCTACGCGGGGAGCGGCACAGGAGACTGGACGATTCGCCACACTCACTTCCTGTACAACGTGGTAACGAGCGTCCACGCCGCCGGAACCAGCGGCGACTGGGGGATTCGAAACACGACTATCCGCGATTCCAACGTCGGAGTCAACGCGAACTCCTCGACGGGCAACTGGACTATCAGTCGCTCCAGCATCCAGAACACGTCGGTTCCCAAGTTCGACTTGACCGGCGAGGGAACCGGCATCTACGCTCCCAACTCAACGGGGGCGTGGACGGTCCGGCGGTCGAACATCGACGACAACGCCGAACACGCCATCGACGCGACCGGTTCGGCTACCCGAGGAGACGCGACTCGCAACTGGTGGGGCGCAGCGGACGGGCCGAGCGAGGGCGACTGCGTCGGGAGCGTGGACTGTAGCGCCTCGCTCTCGTCGTCCGCTCGCGTCCCGGACCCGCCGACGATAGGTTCGGACGCCGACGCCGATGCCGTGTCCAGCGACGGCGGCATCGGACTACTCTCGTTCGTCGTAGTCGGCGCACTTGCGGCCGTCCTGATTACGCTGACCGTGCTGACTCGACGGTACACCTAA
- a CDS encoding helix-turn-helix transcriptional regulator: MKNEIRARRDAEGISQADLAAAVGVTRQTINAIERERYDPSIELAFKLADHFDCRIEDLFDPELNGVGEGG; the protein is encoded by the coding sequence ATGAAGAACGAAATTCGAGCGCGCCGGGACGCCGAAGGCATCAGTCAGGCCGACCTCGCGGCGGCGGTCGGCGTGACGCGCCAGACGATAAACGCCATCGAACGCGAGCGGTACGACCCCTCCATCGAACTCGCCTTCAAGTTGGCCGACCACTTCGACTGCCGCATCGAGGACTTGTTCGACCCGGAACTCAACGGGGTCGGCGAGGGCGGGTGA
- a CDS encoding type 2 lanthipeptide synthetase LanM family protein: MVFSTEEKKSIAGDARTLQERLGCDPDATDRDEDITASLDEQLDEWRERVANGDREAFGDRLERDGLDEQECRRRMAVAGWPDDEPLPGWVEELDELVAFVVENPSPEVEIAADRELPFRDLVEPVVGYARTRVDLDSAGPLSSSAVADLFGWLATRVTGLWSRALFIDFKTHVANENPDLVLGDEMPEPGATRYYDEFVEEMATAERLRSFFSEYSFLGRLLVTVLRQWRARVEEFTARVASDSSQLGRTFADGEDVGAVTGIEVLGDHHNGGRAVFRVAFESGTTVGYKPRNAGIVVGFYELVEWINERGDLPPLQTLEVLYREEYAWMEWVRPAACTDPEGPAEYYRRAGMLMCLFYAFAATDMHLENIVAVGSQPVAIDLETVTEPVAKPEMRRINEAVQVVADTVVRTGVVPRHVPDGDVGDMAGFSTNQASIDAETQQFTNVNTDRMDLENVPTPDREGENLPVYDGSVVGPRTHVDDIVRGFEEMYRFVLDNKAAMLAEGGPIDRLTDREARVRVVYRPTVAYGRIRTAMRSADHLRNGLNFGTRVEVLAKLVVAHDVDPAVWSLYEAERDALREYGTPRFTAELRSTDLLDGDDHVLDDFFVQPPVEQIRDRIEAFDGTDLDEQCDYLRWGYRDHVETHGSGKTTRIDHGRDGRAERDGREDFETLVEETAEGIFDRIEATARRDDGDPVWVLRRVGADGGIDVAPIDDALYDGRVGIGIFLAGLARVFDDERYERLARETVAPILDALDSDTFENDSTSARYPPRPVGGVVGLGSIAYGLTKVGQLLDDSQYFRGAKQVAGVLGDERIAADQQYDVLQGSAGAVLGLVSLYEATGDDEVLDRARRAGDHLLESATHRDGVPTWAPASVGRPVCGFSHGTAGIAYALTRLESATGDSRFGTVAAESLAFERRRFDEETTNWPDLRPTSETDSMDAWCHGRTGIGLARLGTDAVDTTDARLADARRALRGIDPTTAFAADHVCCGNFGRVELLLRAARSLDEPTLRRDAERLAGACVRRADDAGGFSTQWGTEHWYDPGFFGGEAGIGYSLLRTVDPSLPCVLLLE, encoded by the coding sequence ATGGTATTTTCTACGGAAGAAAAGAAGTCGATTGCCGGGGACGCGCGGACGCTTCAGGAGCGACTCGGATGCGACCCCGACGCGACCGACCGCGACGAAGATATCACAGCGTCGTTGGACGAGCAACTCGATGAGTGGCGCGAGCGCGTCGCCAACGGCGACCGCGAGGCGTTCGGTGACCGCCTCGAACGTGACGGACTGGACGAGCAAGAGTGTCGTCGCCGGATGGCCGTCGCCGGGTGGCCGGACGACGAACCGCTTCCGGGCTGGGTCGAGGAACTCGACGAGTTGGTCGCGTTCGTCGTCGAGAACCCGTCGCCGGAGGTCGAGATAGCGGCCGACCGTGAGCTACCCTTTCGGGACTTGGTGGAGCCGGTCGTGGGCTACGCCCGGACACGAGTAGACCTCGACTCGGCCGGTCCGCTCTCGTCGTCGGCGGTAGCCGACCTGTTCGGGTGGCTGGCGACTCGGGTAACGGGACTCTGGTCGCGGGCACTGTTCATCGACTTCAAGACCCACGTGGCGAACGAGAACCCGGATTTAGTGCTCGGCGACGAGATGCCCGAGCCGGGCGCGACCCGATACTACGACGAGTTCGTCGAGGAGATGGCGACCGCGGAGCGTCTGCGGTCGTTCTTCTCGGAGTACTCGTTTCTCGGTCGGTTGCTGGTGACGGTCCTCCGGCAGTGGCGCGCCAGAGTCGAGGAGTTCACCGCTCGCGTGGCCAGCGACTCGTCGCAACTCGGTCGGACCTTCGCCGACGGGGAGGACGTGGGAGCGGTGACCGGTATCGAGGTCCTCGGCGACCACCACAACGGCGGACGGGCGGTCTTCCGGGTCGCCTTCGAGTCGGGGACGACCGTCGGGTACAAACCCCGGAACGCGGGCATCGTCGTCGGCTTCTACGAGTTGGTCGAGTGGATAAACGAACGGGGCGACCTGCCACCTCTGCAGACGCTCGAAGTACTCTATCGAGAGGAGTACGCGTGGATGGAGTGGGTCCGTCCGGCGGCGTGTACCGACCCCGAGGGTCCCGCCGAGTACTACCGCCGGGCGGGGATGTTGATGTGTCTGTTCTACGCGTTCGCGGCGACCGACATGCACTTGGAGAACATCGTCGCGGTAGGGTCCCAGCCCGTGGCTATCGACTTGGAGACGGTCACGGAACCCGTCGCGAAGCCGGAGATGCGCCGTATCAACGAGGCCGTTCAGGTCGTCGCGGACACCGTGGTTCGGACCGGCGTCGTTCCCCGACACGTTCCGGACGGCGATGTCGGCGACATGGCTGGCTTCTCGACGAATCAGGCCAGTATCGACGCCGAGACCCAGCAGTTCACGAACGTCAACACCGACCGGATGGACTTGGAGAACGTGCCGACCCCCGACCGCGAGGGGGAGAACCTGCCGGTGTACGACGGTTCCGTGGTCGGGCCGCGGACCCACGTTGACGACATCGTTCGGGGGTTCGAGGAGATGTACCGGTTCGTCCTCGACAACAAGGCCGCGATGCTGGCGGAGGGCGGTCCGATAGACCGGCTTACCGACAGAGAGGCACGGGTACGAGTCGTGTACCGACCGACGGTCGCCTACGGCCGGATACGCACGGCGATGCGGTCGGCCGACCACCTCCGAAACGGACTGAACTTCGGGACCCGAGTGGAGGTGCTGGCGAAACTCGTGGTCGCCCACGACGTAGACCCGGCGGTGTGGTCGCTCTACGAGGCCGAGCGAGACGCGCTTCGGGAGTACGGTACTCCTCGGTTTACCGCCGAACTTCGGAGTACCGACCTCCTCGACGGTGACGACCACGTTCTCGACGACTTCTTCGTTCAGCCACCGGTGGAGCAGATACGCGACCGAATCGAGGCGTTCGACGGGACCGACCTCGACGAACAGTGCGACTACCTCCGGTGGGGGTACCGAGACCACGTGGAGACCCACGGGTCGGGGAAGACGACGCGAATCGACCACGGGCGAGACGGTCGAGCGGAACGAGACGGTCGGGAGGACTTCGAAACGCTCGTCGAGGAGACCGCCGAGGGTATCTTCGACCGAATCGAGGCGACCGCACGACGTGACGACGGCGACCCGGTCTGGGTCCTCCGGCGGGTCGGGGCCGACGGCGGAATCGACGTTGCTCCGATAGACGACGCGCTATACGACGGACGAGTCGGAATCGGCATCTTCCTCGCCGGTCTCGCCCGAGTCTTCGACGACGAGCGGTACGAGCGTCTGGCGAGGGAGACGGTGGCCCCGATTCTCGACGCCCTCGATAGCGACACCTTCGAGAACGACTCGACATCCGCCCGTTACCCGCCGCGTCCGGTCGGTGGGGTCGTGGGTCTCGGCTCGATTGCCTACGGGCTTACGAAGGTCGGACAACTGCTCGACGACTCGCAGTATTTCCGCGGGGCGAAGCAGGTCGCTGGCGTCTTGGGCGACGAGCGAATCGCCGCCGACCAGCAGTACGACGTTCTACAGGGAAGCGCCGGAGCCGTACTCGGACTCGTCTCGCTGTACGAAGCGACCGGAGACGACGAGGTCTTGGACCGAGCGAGGCGTGCTGGCGACCACCTGTTGGAGAGTGCGACCCACCGCGACGGGGTGCCGACGTGGGCACCGGCGTCGGTCGGACGCCCCGTCTGTGGGTTCTCTCACGGAACCGCTGGCATCGCGTACGCGTTGACTCGACTCGAATCGGCGACCGGCGACTCGCGGTTCGGAACCGTCGCCGCCGAAAGCCTCGCGTTCGAGCGCCGTCGCTTCGACGAGGAGACCACGAACTGGCCGGACCTCCGACCGACGAGCGAGACGGACTCGATGGACGCTTGGTGTCACGGCCGGACCGGAATCGGTCTCGCCAGACTGGGAACCGACGCAGTGGACACGACCGACGCACGTCTCGCGGACGCCCGGCGTGCGCTCCGGGGCATCGACCCGACGACGGCGTTCGCCGCCGACCACGTCTGTTGTGGCAACTTCGGCCGGGTCGAACTCCTCCTGCGGGCCGCCCGGTCCTTGGACGAACCGACGCTTCGCCGCGACGCCGAGCGACTCGCGGGGGCCTGCGTCCGGCGGGCCGACGATGCTGGCGGGTTCTCGACGCAGTGGGGTACCGAACACTGGTACGACCCCGGATTCTTCGGCGGTGAGGCGGGAATCGGTTACTCCCTTCTCAGGACGGTGGACCCGTCGCTTCCCTGCGTCCTGCTGTTGGAGTGA